From the Euphorbia lathyris chromosome 6, ddEupLath1.1, whole genome shotgun sequence genome, one window contains:
- the LOC136232694 gene encoding pentatricopeptide repeat-containing protein At1g62670, mitochondrial-like → MLTSISRRFLLSPSSHSPLPPFFYQILGSISPLHTHNSTAASTEVIASFHQLLRMKPQPSVIEFNKLLSALIRMKDFQSPLLLSKQMESVRIKPDLYTFNILINCFSHLERLNCGFSILGKALKLGFQPDIITFNTLMDGLCIDGKVDDAVDLFDKVSALGYQPNLYTYNIIVKGLSKIGNMYAAISLLERMDERGCEPDVVTYNTILDGLCKHNLVTEAFDIFMKLRSRGISPDVITYNSLIHGLCCISKWEKALVLFNDMLDRNVAPDVITYSSLIHGLCLSNNWKEAFMLFNRMLHTNVAPDVVTLNILVDELFKEGMIVKAQCMLSRMIERGIVPNVVTYNSLIDGYGLHGLMRRANKVFHLMAKKDCKPEVHTYSILINWFCKHKRIDAAVGLLEEMLDKGVIPNHHTYNSLIHGLCSVGYPWAALKLFKYMRASACPPNVVTYSTLINGFCKCGHLRIAMGIFQRMKMSKFKPGIFIYSTLIDSLFKVGRVEDAKDLISRLSMDGLQPDIYTFNIIVDGLSRGRSLDKAY, encoded by the coding sequence ATGCTCACTTCCATCTCAAGAcgctttcttctttctccctcTTCACATTCCCCTCTCCCTCCTTTCTTTTATCAGATTTTGGGTTCTATTTCTCCTCTTCATACTCACAATTCAACCGCTGCCTCCACTGAAGTTATCGCTTCCTTTCATCAGCTTCTTCGTATGAAGCCCCAACCTTCTGTCATTGAATTCAACAAATTGTTGTCTGCACTCATTAGAATGAAAGATTTTCAGTCTCCCCTTTTGTTGTCAAAGCAGATGGAATCGGTGAGAATTAAGCCTGATCTTTATACTTTTAACATCCTAATTAATTGCTTCTCTCATTTAGAGCGTCTTAACTGTGGGTTCTCTATCTTGGGTAAAGCTCTAAAGCTTGGTTTTCAACCTGACATCATAACCTTCAATACTTTGATGGATGGGTTATGTATTGATGGTAAAGTCGATGATGCAGTAGATTTGTTTGATAAGGTATCTGCTTTAGGTTATCAACCAAATTTATATACATACAATATTATTGTAAAAGGGCTGAGTAAAATTGGTAATATGTATGCTGCAATTTCTTTGCTGGAGAGAATGGATGAGAGAGGCTGTGAGCCTGATGTGGTCACTTATAATACTATACTTGATGGTCTTTGCAAGCATAACTTAGTTACAGAAGCATTTGACATCTTTATGAAGCTTAGGAGTCGAGGTATTTCGCCAGATGTTATCACTTATAATTCTTTAATTCATGGTCTATGTTGTATTAGCAAGTGGGAAAAGGCTTTAGTGTTGTTCAATGATATGTTGGATAGGAATGTAGCTCCTGATGTTATTACCTACAGTTCTTTAATTCATGGTCTGTGCTTGTCCAACAATTGGAAAGAAGCTTTCATGTTGTTCAATAGAATGTTGCATACAAATGTAGCTCCAGACGTTGTTACTTTAAACATATTGGTCGATGAACTCTTTAAAGAAGGAATGATAGTGAAGGCTCAATGTATGCTCAGCAGGATGATTGAAAGGGGCATAGTACCTAATGTTGTAACTTATAATTCTTTAATAGATGGGTATGGCTTACATGGACTAATGCGTAGAGCAAACAAAGTGTTTCATTTGATGGCAAAGAAGGATTGTAAACCCGAGGTTCATACTTATAGTATCTTGATTAATTGGTTCTGTAAGCATAAAAGGATAGATGCGGCAGTGGGACTTCTGGAAGAAATGCTTGATAAAGGTGTAATTCCTAACCATCATACTTATAATTCTCTTATCCATGGGTTATGCAGTGTTGGGTACCCTTGGGCAGCACTAAAGCTTTTCAAATACATGCGTGCAAGTGCTTGTCCTCCCAATGTAGTAACTTACTCAACTTTGATAAATGGTTTTTGTAAATGTGGACACCTGAGAATTGCAATGGGCATATTTCAAAGAATGAAAATGAGCAAGTTCAAGCCTGGTATATTCATATATAGTACCTTAATTGATAGCTTGTTTAAAGTTGGAAGGGTTGAAGATGCAAAGGATTTGATTTCAAGGCTTTCTATGGATGGATTGCAGCCCGATATTTACACGTTTAATATAATAGTTGATGGACTAAGCAGAGGAAGATCGTTGGATAAAGCATACTAA
- the LOC136233215 gene encoding uncharacterized protein isoform X1, which translates to MNLTLTYSLHPYASSPPITIPFHRHNLRFLFSTSQVALEDGKRIARSQRLLRFPCSAIRAVDGGHPLPWDEKPYEITPTGDKAYLDEEDVVAFLDPPNDLIPLEPASYNPAAYLWKKIEDIPEDRRHRLLALLKPRLISRAWQIAGTRYEDPKLAKKCASNLLSGRDDETSIEFYNCRSSGGPWPIAWMKSFKKAIFRCNNGNTFGRLIGGSIVAQFSNTLSPLYFKVMQRREVMSTEQPCDLAYEMGDGHLTVDNYPQGFPTPAKHPYPFNDEVIIYVRHIGPGVLVGQAWQEGKELKQVPKKLCGEILMVKEYGASASSHL; encoded by the exons ATGAACCTAACATTAACATACTCTCTTCACCCCTATGCATCATCACCTCCGATTACTATCCCTTTCCACCGCCATAACCTCCGTTTCCTCTTCTCCACCTCTCAAG TTGCACTTGAAGACGGTAAACGGATTGCTAGGAGTCAGAGATTGCTTCGTTTTCCTTGCTCTGCTATCAGAGCTGTAGATGGAGGACATCCGTTGCCCTGGGATGAGAAACCCTATGAAATTACGCCTACTGGAGACAAGGCATACTTAGACGAGGAAGATGTAGTTGCTTTTCTTGATCCTCCTAATGATTTGATTCCTCTTGAACCTGCTTCTTATAATCCAGCTGCATATTTATG GAAAAAAATTGAGGACATTCCTGAAGACAGGCGTCATAGGCTGCTGGCATTGTTAAAACCCAG GCTTATATCAAGAGCTTGGCAGATAGCTGGCACACGTTATGAGGATCCTAAGTTGGCTAAGAAATGTGCATCCAACTTGTTATCTGGTAGAGATGATGAAACATCGATTGAATTTTACAATTGCCGAAGCAGTGGAG GACCTTGGCCTATTGCTTGGATGAAATCCTTCAAAAAG GCCATATTCCGTTGCAACAATGGAAATACTTTTGGAAGATTGATCG GTGGGTCCATTGTGGCGCAATTTTCAAATACTTTAAGTCCATTGTATTTTAAGGTAATGCAAAGGAGGGAAGTAATGTCAACAGAGCAGCCATGTGATTTGGCATATGAAATGGGGGATGGACACTTAACTGTTGATAATTATCCTCAAGGTTTTCCAACGCCAG CAAAGCATCCATATCCATTCAATGATGAGGTTATCATATATGTTCGTCATATTGGACCTGGAGTTTTAGTAGGGCAAGCATGGCAAGAAGGAAAGGAATTAAAGCAAGTGCCTAAGAAGCTATGCGGTGAGATTTTAATGGTTAAAGAGTACGGTGCATCTGCCTCTTCTCATCTCTGA
- the LOC136233215 gene encoding uncharacterized protein isoform X2, which produces MNLTLTYSLHPYASSPPITIPFHRHNLRFLFSTSQVALEDGKRIARSQRLLRFPCSAIRAVDGGHPLPWDEKPYEITPTGDKAYLDEEDVVAFLDPPNDLIPLEPASYNPAAYLWKKIEDIPEDRRHRLLALLKPRLISRAWQIAGTRYEDPKLAKKCASNLLSGRDDETSIEFYNCRSSGGPWPIAWMKSFKKAIFRCNNGNTFGRLIGGSIVAQFSNTLSPLYFKVMQRREVMSTEQPCDLAYEMGDGHLTVDNYPQGFPTPGGSNEPTIGV; this is translated from the exons ATGAACCTAACATTAACATACTCTCTTCACCCCTATGCATCATCACCTCCGATTACTATCCCTTTCCACCGCCATAACCTCCGTTTCCTCTTCTCCACCTCTCAAG TTGCACTTGAAGACGGTAAACGGATTGCTAGGAGTCAGAGATTGCTTCGTTTTCCTTGCTCTGCTATCAGAGCTGTAGATGGAGGACATCCGTTGCCCTGGGATGAGAAACCCTATGAAATTACGCCTACTGGAGACAAGGCATACTTAGACGAGGAAGATGTAGTTGCTTTTCTTGATCCTCCTAATGATTTGATTCCTCTTGAACCTGCTTCTTATAATCCAGCTGCATATTTATG GAAAAAAATTGAGGACATTCCTGAAGACAGGCGTCATAGGCTGCTGGCATTGTTAAAACCCAG GCTTATATCAAGAGCTTGGCAGATAGCTGGCACACGTTATGAGGATCCTAAGTTGGCTAAGAAATGTGCATCCAACTTGTTATCTGGTAGAGATGATGAAACATCGATTGAATTTTACAATTGCCGAAGCAGTGGAG GACCTTGGCCTATTGCTTGGATGAAATCCTTCAAAAAG GCCATATTCCGTTGCAACAATGGAAATACTTTTGGAAGATTGATCG GTGGGTCCATTGTGGCGCAATTTTCAAATACTTTAAGTCCATTGTATTTTAAGGTAATGCAAAGGAGGGAAGTAATGTCAACAGAGCAGCCATGTGATTTGGCATATGAAATGGGGGATGGACACTTAACTGTTGATAATTATCCTCAAGGTTTTCCAACGCCAG GAGGTtcgaatgagccaactataggtgtgtga